A stretch of Canis lupus baileyi chromosome 2, mCanLup2.hap1, whole genome shotgun sequence DNA encodes these proteins:
- the HS3ST1 gene encoding heparan sulfate glucosamine 3-O-sulfotransferase 1, whose protein sequence is MVSRTAALLLGAVLLAAQLPLVPSRPAAPGAEPGRAATLQGEGRDGAAPNGSAQQLPQTIIIGVRKGGTRALLEMLSLHPDVAAAENEVHFFDWEEHYSQGLGWYLGQMPFSSPHQLTVEKTPAYFTSPKVPERVHSMNPGIRLLLILRDPSERVLSDYTQVFYNHVQKRKPYPSIEEFLVRDGRLNVGYKALNRSLYHVHLQNWLRFFPLRRIHIVDGDRLIRDPFPEIQKVERFLKLSPQINASNFYFNKTKGFYCLRDGGRDRCLHESKGRAHPQVDPKLLNKLHEYFHEPNRKFFELVGRTFDWH, encoded by the coding sequence ATGGTGTCCCGCACGGCCGCGCTGCTCCTGGGCGCCGTGCTGCTGGCCGCCCAGCTCCCGCTGGTGCCTTCGCGCCCCGCGGCGCCGGGGGCCGAGCCGGGCAGAGCCGCCACCCTCCAGGGCGAGGGCCGGGACGGCGCGGCCCCCAACGGCTCGGCCCAGCAGCTGCCGCAGACCATCATCATCGGGGTGCGCAAGGGCGGCACGCGCGCGCTGCTGGAGATGCTCAGCCTGCACCCCGACGTGGCCGCCGCCGAGAACGAGGTCCACTTCTTCGACTGGGAGGAGCACTACAGCCAGGGCCTGGGCTGGTACCTGGGCCAGATGCCCTTCTCGTCCCCGCACCAGCTCACGGTGGAGAAGACCCCCGCGTACTTCACGTCGCCCAAAGTGCCTGAGCGCGTCCACAGCATGAACCCGGGCATCCGGCTGCTGCTCATCCTGCGGGACCCGTCCGAGCGCGTGCTGTCCGACTACACCCAAGTGTTCTACAACCACGTGCAGAAGCGCAAGCCCTACCCGTCCATCGAGGAGTTCCTGGTGCGCGACGGCCGGCTCAACGTGGGCTACAAGGCGCTCAACCGCAGCCTCTACCACGTGCACCTGCAGAACTGGCTGCGCTTCTTCCCGCTGCGCCGCATCCACATCGTCGACGGCGACCGCCTCATCAGGGACCCTTTCCCCGAGATCCAGAAGGTCGAGAGGTTCCTGAAGCTGTCACCGCAGATCAACGCCTCGAACTTCTACTTCAACAAAACCAAGGGCTTTTACTGCCTGCGGGACGGCGGCCGGGACCGCTGCTTGCACGAGTCCAAAGGCCGGGCGCACCCCCAAGTCGACCCCAAACTCCTCAATAAACTGCACGAATATTTTCACGAGCCAAATAGGAAATTCTTCGAGCTTGTGGGCAGGACATTTGACTGGCACTGA